One segment of Anopheles stephensi strain Indian chromosome 3, UCI_ANSTEP_V1.0, whole genome shotgun sequence DNA contains the following:
- the LOC118512044 gene encoding kinesin-like protein KIF13A isoform X4: protein MSDKIKVAVRVRPFNRRELELATENVIEMDGTQTILKYPASLDKMERKPPKIFAFDHCFYSTDANANNFASQELVFNNIGRDILENAFQGYNACIFAYGQTGSGKSYTMMGGQDSKGIIPRLCDELFASIAAKQTEELSYKVEVSYMEIYNEKVHDLLDPKTAKQSLKVREHNVLGPYVDGLSQLAVTSFLDIDNLMAEGNKSRTVAATNMNSESSRSHAVFTVVLTQTLIDTLSGVTGEKVSRVSLVDLAGSERAVKTGAVGDRLKEGSNINKSLTTLGLVISKLADSTGGGGGGGKNKDKFVPYRDSVLTWLLKDNLGGNSKTVMLATLSPAADNYEETLSTLRYADRAKRIVNHAVVNEDPNARIIRELRKEVETLREMLKHATGSNFGDMKRVDIHDKLAESENLMKQISQTWEEKLEKTEQIQSERQQALEKMGISVQDSGIKVEKNKYYLVNLNADPSLNELLVYYLKEETLIGGRSSSGSKQPDIQLLGLGIQPEHCLITIEDGELYMEPIENARCCVNGSVMSGKTALHHGDRILWGNHHFFRVNCPKSATNSTALGASEPQTPAQHLDYYYAQEELMQNELSNNPIQAAISRLEKQHEEDKQVALEKQRQEYEKQFQQLRNILSPTTPYAPYAPYDPFRLGKLPPNTPTGQLRVEKWAQERDEMFKRSLGQLKTDIVRANALVQEANVLAEEMDKQTKFSVTLQIPPANLSPNRKRGAFVSEPAILVRRMNSGSQIWSMEKLENKLIDMRDMYQDYKERHLAAMEEAKAKSDPFYESQENHNLIGVANIFLEVLFHDVKLEYHTPIISQQGEVAGRLQVEISRVAGTFPQDRMCESASESSGDSHEDDEDSPDTPSPPPPTNSNQISCRISIKQASGLPLYLSNFVFCQYSFWNHEVAVVPATNQEVAGHNQNITFKFDHEADYIVTMNEEFMEHCTDGALSIEVWGHRSVGFSRMKDWEVEQQQAKARSLADRWAELSRKIELWVEIHELNDNGDWAPVEVQCARDMLTGGVYQLRQGFQRRVMVRVKPVQNSGTLPIICQSIINVSMGCVTVRSKLQKPMDSYQEEDLTVLRDKWSEALGRRRQYLDQQIQRLINKDDKTEQEKEREQSLVNQWVSLTEERNAVLVPAPGSGIPGAPASWDPPLGMEPHVPVLFLDLNADDLSTQGLSNDEVPLAGLNSILPKEHGNKFYNLQIIQHLDKDICAICSWDSSIHDCSALNRITEANERVYLILKTTVRLSHPAPMDLVLRKRLALNIYKRQSFTDRLKKLRIGRAESLSLQSGVTYEVVSNIPKASEELEDRESLAQIAATGDDCSASDGETYIEKYTKGVSAVESILTLDRLRQSVAVKELEQVRGPALSMRKTASVPNFSQMRFFDASFESLLSIGRSESYADLKMGLNNAQSTRETANSRQKMKNNGEESSGSGYGAASPAASKLAQRMTTLHEEPLIKQICYEEEGEDRFSEPEYAEYNDFYEQPMGKKPSLSKMKSSYTVESFIDIDKRSQSTAAEGMNAAGGKFAGKTKVESASMGGISSAPVSGGSAGGANGTKYPTMTPSMSSSTSSGYGSQAVSCSNLTNDDTYSLRSLSVGETPDTMSPSNRMQDQIMSASTNAKSEEEAAVTSPTTSHSASEATLMAASMDSYSSSSPTARAPSDAPKRVNPFMKDANIEAFDESRSVESAEATVTQQQQQQQNEEDEGLGGEQTQSADSTNVSESTQMVDESEESDQSSANTKHSSDVMESSFSSTPGKQEIIPDWVVVGESVQIRPYNTSGVIAFIGATHFQGGTWIGVELDTPTGKNDGTVQGIQYFDCRPKHGIFVRVDKLILDKRGRAMRELKKAEKMKAELAGGKGGQRPLTGGAGLATNGPRK, encoded by the exons ATGTCGGACAAAATCAAAGTAGCCGTGCGGGTTCGCCCGTTTAACCGGCGAG agCTCGAACTGGCAACAGAAAACGTAATAGAAATGGATGGAACACAGACTATTTTGAAATATCCTGCCAGCCTAGACAAGATGGAAAG GAAACCACCCAAAATCTTCGCCTTCGATCACTGCTTCTACTCGACCGATGCCAACGCGAACAACTTTGCGTCACAGGAGCTGGTCTTCAACAACATCGGTCGGGACATTCTGGAGAATGCGTTCCAGGGCTACAATGCGTGCATCTTCGCGTACGGTCAGACTGGCTCGGGCAAATCGTACACAATGATGGGCGGCCAGGACAGCAAAGGCATCATACCGAGGCTGTGCGATGAGCTGTTTGCATCGATCGCAGCCAAACAGACGGAGGAGCTAAGCTACAAGGTGGAAGTGTCCTACATGGAGATCTACAACGAGAAGGTGCACGATCTGCTCGATCCAAAGACCGCCAAACAGTCTTTGAAGGTGCGCGAGCATAACGTGCTCGGGCCGTATGTGGATGGATTATCGCAGCTGGCTGTCACCTCCTTTCTG GACATCGATAACCTGATGGCAGAAGGTAACAAGTCGCGTACGGTCGCGGCAACGAACATGAACTCGGAATCGTCCCGCTCGCACGCCGTCTTCACAGTCGTGCTGACGCAGACACTAATCGACACACTGTCCGGGGTCACGGGTGAAAAGGTGTCGCGCGTGTCGCTGGTGGATTTGGCCGGTAGTGAGCGCGCGGTAAAAACTGGAGCCGTCGGAGACCGGCTGAAGGAGGGCTCAAATATCAACAAAAGTCTTACCACGCTCGGTTTGGTGATATCGAAGCTAGCGGACAGTACCGGCGGGGGTGGTGGGGGCGGTAAGAACAAAGATAAATTCGTGCCGTACCGTGACTCGGTACTGACGTGGCTGCTAAAGGACAATCTCGGCGGTAACTCGAAGACGGTAATGTTGGCAACATTGTCACCGGCGGCCGATAATTACGAAGAGACACTGTCTACGCTTCGGTATGCAGATCGGGCAAAGCGAATCGTCAACCACGCCGTGGTTAATGAGGATCCAAACGCACGCATCATTCGTGAGCTGCGCAAGGAGGTGGAAACGCTGCGGGAGATGTTGAAGCACGCGACTGGCAGCAACTTTGGCGACATGAAGCGCGTCGACATTCACGATAAGCTGGCGGAAAGTGAAAACCTGATGAAGCAGATTTCGCAAACGTGGGAAGAGAAGCTGGAGAAGACGGAACAGATCCAAAGCGAGCGACAGCAGGCGCTCGAAAAGATGGGCATCAGTGTGCAGGACAGTGGCATCAAGGTGGAGAAGAACAAATACTATCTGGTCAATCTGAATGCCGATCCGTCACTGAACGAGTTGCTGGTGTACTACCTGAAGGAGGAAACGCTGATCGGTGGCCGCAGCAGTAGCGGCAGTAAACAGCCCGACATTCAGCTGCTTGGTCTCGGCATCCAGCCCGAGCACTGTCTCATCACGATCGAGGACGGCGAGCTGTACATGGAACCGATCGAGAATGCCCGTTGTTGTGTGAATGGTTCTGTTATGAGTGGCAAGACGGCACTGCACCACGGCGACCGTATTCTCTGGGGCAATCATCACTTTTTCCGCGTAAACTGCCCAAAATCTGCAACGAATAGTACGGCGCTCGGCGCGTCGGAACCGCAGACGCCAGCGCAACATCTCGACTATTACTACGCGCAGGAAGAGTTGATGCAGAACGAGCTGAGCAACAATCCCATTCAGGCGGCCATCTCGCGGCTAGAGAAGCAGCACGAGGAAGACAAGCAGGTAGCACTCGAGAAGCAACGGCAGGAGTACGAGAAGCAGTTCCAGCAACTGCGGAACATCCTCTCGCCTACAACACCGTACGCTCCCTACGCACCGTACGATCCGTTCCGACTGGGAAAGCTGCCACCAAACACACCGACGGGCCAGCTGCGCGTAGAGAAGTGGGCCCAGGAAAGGGACGAGATGTTTAAGCGTTCTCTCGGCCAGCTTAAGACCGACATCGTACGGGCCAATGCGCTCGTACAGGAAGCCAATGTGCTGGCGGAAGAGATggacaaacaaaccaaattcAGCGTCACTCTGCAGATACCGCCGGCCAATCTCAGTCCGAACCGGAAGCGAGGCGCTTTCGTAAGCGAACCGGCCATTTTGGTGCGGCGCATGAACTCTGGCAGTCAGATCTGGAGTATGGAAAAGCTGGAGAACAAGCTGATCGATATGCGTGACATGTACCAGGACTACAAGGAGCGCCATCTGGCTGCGATGGAGGAGGCCAAAGCAAAATCGGATCCGTTTTACGAATCGCAGGAAAACCACAACCTAATCGGAGTGGCAAACATCTTCCTGGAGGTGTTGTTCCACGACGTGAAGCTGGAGTACCACACACCGATCATTAGTCAGCAGGGTGAGGTGGCCGGACGGTTGCAGGTGGAAATTAGCCGAGTGGCTGGAACCTTCCCGCAGGATCGTATGTGTGAGTCGGCGTCGGAGAGCTCGGGCGATAGCCACGAAGACGACGAGGACTCGCCCGATACGCcgtcaccgccgccaccgaCAAACAGCAATCAGATCAGCTGTAGAATCAGCATCAAGCAAGCATCGGGACTGCCGCTCTATCTGTCCAACTTTGTGTTCTGTCAGTATTCGTTCTGGAACCACGAGGTGGCGGTAGTGCCGGCCACCAACCAAGAAGTCGCCGGTCACAACCAAAACATAACGTTCAAGTTCGATCACGAGGCGGACTACATAGTGACGATGAACGAAGAGTTTATGGAACACTGCACGGATGGTGCCCTCTCGATAGAGGTTTGGGGCCATCGGTCTGTTGGATTCTCCCGCATGAAGGACTGGGAGGTTGAGCAACAGCAGGCCAAGGCACGTTCGTTGGCCGACCGTTGGGCTGAGCTGTCGCGCAAGATCGAGCTGTGGGTTGAGATCCACGAGCTGAACGACAATGGTGATTGGGCTCCAGTTGAGGTTCAGTGCGCTCGTGACATGCTGACGGGTGGAGTGTACCAGCTACGCCAAGGATTCCAACGACGCGTCATGGTGCGTGTGAAGCCGGTGCAAAACTCTGGCACGCTGCCCATCATCTGCCAGTCGATCATCAACGTGTCGATGGGTTGTGTGACCGTCCGCTCAAAGCTGCAGAAGCCGATGGACTCCTATCAGGAGGAAGATCTTACCGTGTTGCGGGACAAGTGGAGTGAAGCGCTTGGGCGCCGACGTCAGTACCTGGACCAGCAGATACAGCGACTGATTAACAAGGACGATAAAACGGAACAGGAGAAGGAGCGTGAGCAGAGTTTGGTGAATCAGTGGGTTTCACTGACGGAGGAGCGAAATGCGGTGTTGGTGCCGGCGCCTGGGTCGGGCATTCCGGGAGCACCAGCGTCCTGGGATCCACCGCTCGGCATGGAGCCGCATGTACCGGTCCTATTTCTCGATCTCAACGCGGACGATTTGTCGACCCAGGGCCTTTCGAACGACGAGGTCCCGCTGGCCGGTTTGAACTCGATCCTGCCCAAAGAGCATGGCAACAAGTTCTACAATTTGCAGATCATCCAACATCTGGACAAGGACATTTGCGCAATCTGCAGTTGGGACTCGTCGATTCATGACTGTTCGGCACTGAACCGTATCACGGAGGCGAACGAGCGCGTTTACCTGATTCTGAAGACGACCGTGCGGCTTTCGCATCCGGCTCCGATGGATTTGGTGCTGCGCAAGCGACTAGCACTGAACATTTACAAGCGTCAAAGCTTTACCGATCGGCTGAAAAAGCTGCGCATCGGTCGCGCGGAGTCACTGTCGTTGCAGTCCGGCGTAACGTACGAGGTGGTGTCCAACATTCCAAAGGCCTCCGAGGAGTTGGAGGATCGTGAGTCGTTGGCACAGATTGCCGCCACCGGCGATGACTGTTCGGCGAGCGATGGCGAAACATACATCG aAAAATATACCAAAGGAGTGTCGGCTGTGGAGAGCATATTGACGCTGGATCGATTAAGGCAGAGTGTGGCCGTAAAGGAGCTGGAACAGGTGCGCGGACCGGCACTTTCCATGCGCAAGACGGCCAGTGTGCCAAACTTCTCGCAG ATGAGATTCTTCGATGCCTCGTTCGAATCGCTGCTGAGCATTGGACGTTCAGAGTCGTATGCTGATCTGAAGATGGGTCTCAACAATG CGCAAAGTACGCGTGAGACGGCCAACAGTAGGCAAAAGATGAAGAACAACGGCGAAGAATCGTCCGGCTCGGGTTACGGTGCAG CGTCACCTGCGGCAAGCAAGTTGGCTCAGCGGATGACGACACTGCACGAGGAACCGTTGATCAAGCAGATCTGCTACGAGGAGGAAGGCGAAGACCGTTTCAGTGAGCCGGAGTATGCTGAGTATAACGATTTCTACGAGCAGCCAATGGGCAAGAAACCGTCACTGTCGAAGATGAAATCATCGTACACGGTCGAATCGTTCATTGACATCGATAAGCGTAGCCAGTCGACGGCTGCCGAAGGGATGAATGCTGCGGGTGGAAAGTTTGCCGGCAAGACGAAGGTGGAATCGGCGTCCATGGGTGGAATTTCATCGGCGCCGGTGTCGGGCGGTAGTGCCGGTGGCGCTAATGGGACGAAATATCCAACCATGACACCCAGCATGAGCTCGTCCACCTCGAGCGGTTACGGATCGCAGGCCGTGTCGTGCAGCAACCTCACCAACGATGACACATACTCCCTCCGGTCACTAAGCGTCGGAGAAACGCCAG ATACTATGTCGCCGTCCAACAGAATGCAGGATCAAATCATGTCCGCTAGCACCAATGCCAAATCGGAGGAGGAAGCTGCTGTAACTTCTCCGACGACCTCACACTCCGCTTCGGAAGCCACGCTAATGGCGGCAAGCATGGacagctacagcagcagcagtccaaCGGCACGAGCTCCGAGCGACGCACCGAAGCGCGTCAATCCGTTCATGAAGGATGCCAACATTGAAGCGTTTGACGAGAGCAGATCAGTCGAGTCTGCCGAGGCAACAGtgacgcagcagcagcagcagcaacaaaacgaAGAGGACGAAGGATTGGGCGGAGAGCAAACGCAGTCAGCCGATTCGACGAATGTGAGCGAATCGACGCAAATGGTTGACGAGAGTGAAGAAAGTGACCAGAGCTCAGCAAACACCAAACACTCCTCAGACG TGATGGAAAGCAGCTTCTCCTCGACACCAGGCAAGCAGGAAATCATCCCCgactgggtggtggttggcgaATCCGTGCAAATCAGGCCCTACAATACGAGCGGTGTGATAGCTTTCATTGGTGCCACTCACTTCCAA GGAGGAACTTGGATCGGAGTGGAGCTCGATACGCCAACCGGCAAAAACGACGGAACCGTGCAAGGCATCCAATACTTTGACTGCCGTCCAAAGCATGGTATCTTTGTGCGCGTGGACAAGCTGATTCTCGACAAGCGCGGCCGAGCAATGCGCGAGCTAAAAAAGGCGGAAAAGATGAAAG CGGAACTGGCCGGCGGCAAAGGCGGACAGCGGCCGTTAACGGGTGGTGCTGGATTGGCAACGAATGGGCCACGCAAATGA